In Streptomyces sp. TS71-3, the following proteins share a genomic window:
- a CDS encoding APC family permease: MPEQIARTGPGLRREAVGLREVLFQSITAMAPAAAVAASIPSGAAFAGGDLPLAVLIALVACLFTASCVADLARQMPAAGSVATYTAQGLHPAVGFLVGWGYVFVQALVPPLLLLQLGFTTAGTLHGEWSSYPQDLWWPWALAGAVIIAAAGYFGVRASATFGTVLGAFEVAVLLVFAVLLIVKAGGANTLSVFGTSHTPPDHHGISGVFAGSVYTVLAFSGFEAAAPLAEETKDPRRTMHRAVLGSALAIGLFYVVTTYAMTVFYGPDRFAKFGASGAASWQGVAEASFGLFWVLVFLAVVNSTIANANASANVSTRTAFALGRIGVFPRPFARLHPVRLSPVAGVAVQFAVAVAVVLGLGFGYDPETAFLLLATMIVTVVIGVYILANAACTGYFLRRRRSEFRPVRHLVFPVLGIVAFVPALFTAAGLPVFDFVSELTAPVSYAGPIVGVWLLAGVVVLAVLAKRHPRRIAETARVHLDDDAVPDPGQSGAELR; encoded by the coding sequence ATGCCGGAGCAGATCGCTCGGACGGGTCCGGGCTTGCGGCGCGAGGCCGTCGGGCTGCGTGAGGTCCTGTTCCAGAGCATCACGGCCATGGCGCCGGCCGCCGCGGTCGCGGCCTCGATTCCCTCGGGTGCTGCGTTCGCGGGCGGCGACCTGCCCCTGGCCGTGCTGATCGCCCTCGTCGCCTGCCTGTTCACGGCGTCCTGCGTGGCGGACCTCGCACGGCAGATGCCCGCGGCGGGCTCGGTGGCCACGTACACGGCACAGGGCCTCCACCCGGCCGTGGGATTCCTCGTCGGCTGGGGCTACGTGTTCGTGCAGGCCCTGGTCCCTCCCTTGCTGCTGCTTCAGCTCGGCTTCACGACGGCCGGCACGCTGCACGGTGAGTGGTCCTCCTACCCGCAGGACCTGTGGTGGCCCTGGGCGCTGGCGGGTGCGGTGATCATCGCTGCCGCCGGGTACTTCGGGGTACGGGCCTCGGCCACGTTCGGGACCGTCCTCGGCGCGTTCGAGGTGGCCGTCCTGCTGGTCTTCGCGGTGCTGCTGATCGTGAAGGCCGGAGGGGCCAACACCCTGTCGGTGTTCGGCACCTCCCACACCCCGCCCGACCACCATGGCATCAGCGGCGTGTTCGCGGGCTCCGTCTACACGGTGCTGGCGTTCTCCGGCTTCGAGGCGGCCGCCCCGCTCGCGGAGGAGACGAAGGATCCGCGGCGCACCATGCACCGTGCCGTCCTGGGCTCCGCCCTGGCCATCGGGCTCTTCTACGTGGTGACGACCTATGCGATGACCGTGTTCTACGGTCCGGACCGGTTCGCGAAGTTCGGTGCCTCGGGGGCCGCGTCCTGGCAGGGGGTGGCGGAGGCGTCCTTCGGGCTGTTCTGGGTGCTGGTGTTCCTGGCCGTCGTCAACTCGACGATCGCGAACGCCAACGCCAGCGCGAACGTCTCGACCCGCACCGCATTCGCGCTGGGCCGCATCGGTGTCTTCCCCCGTCCGTTCGCGCGGCTGCACCCGGTGCGGCTGTCGCCGGTGGCCGGTGTGGCGGTGCAGTTCGCGGTGGCGGTGGCGGTGGTGCTCGGGCTGGGGTTCGGCTATGACCCGGAGACTGCTTTCCTGCTGCTGGCGACGATGATCGTGACGGTGGTGATCGGTGTCTACATCCTCGCCAACGCGGCCTGTACCGGTTACTTCCTGCGCCGCAGGCGCTCGGAGTTCCGTCCCGTGCGGCATCTGGTGTTCCCCGTGCTGGGTATCGTCGCGTTCGTGCCCGCCCTGTTCACGGCGGCGGGGCTGCCCGTGTTCGACTTCGTCTCCGAGCTGACGGCGCCCGTGTCGTACGCAGGCCCGATCGTCGGGGTCTGGCTGCTGGCCGGGGTCGTGGTGCTGGCCGTCCTGGCGAAGCGCCACCCGCGGCGCATAGCCGAGACCGCCCGTGTTCACCTGGACGACGATGCCGTACCCGACCCTGGACAGAGTGGAGCCGAGCTGCGATGA
- a CDS encoding ROK family transcriptional regulator produces MTAPLHEAGTGTPDTQQGMRRRNLSRVMHTIAADGPMSRAAVASRIGLTRAAVSTLVDELVRAGLLEELGPERPGRVGRPGSALAVSGSGPAGVGAEIGVDHLATCVVDLRGEVRFRAERHVSNRGRAPEPVIADLTALVRQVIDEAGREGLWPAGLAVAVPGLVARDSLTVVRAPNLEWHDTDLGELLPAHPPVTVDNEANLGALAELWLGERAPNDFVHVSAEIGIGAAVVVDGRLLRGTRGFAGELGHVPVHPEGPPCACGGQGCLEQFAGEEAVLRAAGLEPGEGRVGMLAERAADGDQRVHKALREAGTAMGIALTGTVNLLDPQSVVLGGALSRLAPWLLPSLEAELDRRTAGPACGITVSRLGPEGPLLGAAHYVVRAVLDDPTGIAQNV; encoded by the coding sequence ATGACCGCACCCCTGCACGAGGCAGGCACCGGCACCCCCGACACCCAGCAGGGGATGCGCCGCAGGAACCTCTCCCGCGTGATGCACACGATCGCCGCCGACGGACCCATGTCACGGGCGGCCGTCGCGTCGCGCATCGGGCTCACCCGGGCCGCTGTCTCCACTCTGGTGGACGAGCTGGTGCGTGCGGGTCTGCTGGAGGAGCTGGGCCCGGAGCGGCCGGGGCGGGTCGGGCGGCCCGGCTCCGCGCTCGCCGTGAGCGGGAGCGGCCCGGCCGGTGTCGGCGCCGAGATCGGCGTCGATCATCTCGCAACGTGCGTCGTCGACCTCCGTGGCGAGGTCCGATTCCGCGCCGAGCGGCACGTCAGCAACAGGGGGCGCGCTCCGGAACCAGTGATCGCGGACTTGACGGCACTGGTCCGACAGGTGATCGACGAGGCCGGGCGGGAAGGGCTGTGGCCCGCCGGACTGGCCGTGGCGGTCCCCGGGCTGGTCGCACGGGACAGCCTCACCGTCGTCAGGGCCCCCAACCTCGAATGGCACGACACGGACCTCGGCGAGCTGCTGCCCGCCCATCCGCCGGTGACCGTGGACAACGAGGCCAATCTCGGCGCCCTGGCCGAACTGTGGCTCGGCGAGCGCGCTCCGAACGACTTCGTCCATGTGTCCGCGGAGATCGGCATCGGCGCCGCCGTGGTGGTCGACGGACGGCTGCTGCGCGGCACTCGGGGGTTCGCGGGCGAGCTCGGCCATGTGCCGGTGCATCCCGAGGGGCCCCCGTGCGCGTGCGGCGGTCAGGGGTGCCTTGAGCAGTTCGCCGGCGAGGAGGCCGTGTTGCGCGCTGCCGGGCTCGAACCCGGCGAGGGCCGCGTCGGGATGCTCGCCGAGCGGGCCGCCGACGGGGACCAGCGGGTCCACAAGGCCCTGCGGGAGGCGGGGACGGCGATGGGCATCGCGCTCACCGGCACGGTCAATCTGCTCGACCCGCAGTCCGTGGTGCTCGGGGGCGCGCTGTCCCGGCTGGCGCCATGGCTGCTGCCGTCGCTCGAGGCCGAGCTGGACCGGCGCACGGCGGGGCCGGCCTGCGGAATCACCGTGTCGCGCCTCGGACCTGAGGGACCGCTGCTCGGCGCCGCGCACTACGTCGTGCGGGCCGTGCTGGACGACCCGACCGGTATCGCCCAGAACGTTTGA
- the xylB gene encoding xylulokinase: MTAADGPLVVGVDTSTQSTKALVVDVATGRVVASGQAGHTVTSGAGRESDPEQWWSALLEALAQCGDAAHEAAAVSVGGQQHGLVTLDAQGRPVRPALLWNDVRSAAQAQRLIDELGGAKVWADRFGSVPGPSFTVTKWAWLTEHEPEAARATAAVRLPHDYLTERLTGTGTTDRGDASGTGWWASSTESYDEDILGRVGLDPAKLPRVVRPGEVAGTVRDGSDLPFARGTLVAPGTGDNAAAALGLGLRPGTPVLSLGTSGTVYAVSRNRPTDATGTVAGFADTRGDWLPLACTLNCTLAVDRIAALLGRDREAVEPGGEVTLLPFLDGERTPALPGASGLLHGLRHETTAGQLLQAAYDGAVHSLLGALDLVLDEDADRSTPLLLIGGGARGTAWQETVRRLSGRPVQIPEAKELVALGAAAQAAGVLTGEDPAAVAQRWRTAEGPVLDAVERDEAALARIGGVLSDAGPLLDRA; the protein is encoded by the coding sequence ATGACAGCAGCCGATGGACCACTCGTCGTCGGGGTGGACACCTCCACCCAGTCCACGAAGGCCCTGGTCGTCGATGTCGCCACCGGACGCGTCGTGGCGAGCGGACAGGCGGGGCACACGGTGACCTCCGGCGCGGGCCGGGAGAGCGATCCCGAGCAGTGGTGGAGCGCCCTTCTGGAGGCGCTGGCGCAGTGCGGAGACGCGGCGCACGAGGCGGCGGCGGTCTCGGTCGGCGGCCAGCAGCACGGACTGGTCACCCTGGACGCCCAGGGCAGGCCGGTGCGCCCTGCGCTGCTGTGGAACGACGTGCGGTCGGCTGCGCAGGCGCAGCGGCTCATCGATGAGCTGGGCGGTGCCAAGGTGTGGGCGGACCGCTTCGGCAGCGTCCCGGGCCCGTCGTTCACGGTCACCAAGTGGGCGTGGCTCACCGAGCACGAGCCCGAGGCCGCCCGCGCCACCGCCGCCGTCCGGCTCCCCCACGACTACCTGACCGAGCGTCTGACGGGAACGGGCACCACCGATCGCGGCGATGCCTCCGGGACGGGCTGGTGGGCGTCGTCCACCGAGTCGTACGACGAGGACATCCTGGGCCGGGTGGGGCTCGATCCCGCGAAACTGCCCCGGGTCGTGCGTCCCGGAGAGGTCGCCGGCACGGTCCGCGACGGCAGTGACCTGCCGTTCGCCAGGGGCACGCTGGTGGCTCCCGGGACCGGCGACAACGCGGCCGCCGCGCTCGGTCTCGGACTGCGGCCCGGCACTCCGGTGCTCAGCCTCGGCACGTCCGGCACGGTCTACGCGGTGTCGCGGAACCGTCCGACGGACGCCACCGGCACGGTCGCCGGTTTCGCCGATACCCGCGGCGACTGGCTGCCCCTGGCGTGCACCCTCAACTGCACCCTCGCCGTCGACCGGATCGCCGCGCTGCTCGGCCGGGACCGCGAGGCGGTCGAACCGGGCGGCGAGGTCACCCTCCTGCCCTTCCTGGACGGCGAGCGGACCCCCGCGCTGCCGGGCGCTTCCGGCCTGCTGCACGGCCTGCGCCACGAGACGACGGCCGGGCAGCTGCTCCAGGCGGCCTACGACGGCGCGGTGCACTCGTTGCTGGGCGCTCTGGACCTGGTGCTGGACGAGGATGCGGACCGCTCGACCCCGCTGCTGCTGATCGGGGGCGGCGCGCGGGGCACGGCCTGGCAGGAGACGGTACGCCGGCTGTCCGGGCGGCCGGTTCAGATCCCCGAGGCCAAGGAACTGGTGGCGCTGGGTGCCGCCGCCCAGGCCGCCGGCGTCCTCACGGGCGAGGATCCCGCGGCGGTGGCCCAGCGGTGGAGGACGGCCGAGGGCCCGGTACTCGACGCCGTCGAGCGGGACGAGGCCGCACTGGCGAGGATCGGCGGGGTGCTGTCCGACGCCGGCCCACTGCTCGACCGGGCGTGA
- the xylA gene encoding xylose isomerase: MSFQPTPEDRFTFGLWTVGWQGRDPFGDATRPALDPVEAVQRLSELGAHGVTFHDNDLIPFGASETERESHIKRFRQALDATGMVVPMATTNLFTHPVFKDGGFTANDRDVRRYALRKTIRNIDLAVELGARTYVAWGGREGAESGGAKDVRDALDRMKEAFDLLGEYVTSQGYDIRFAIEPKPNEPRGDILLPTVGHALAFIERLERPELYGVNPEVGHEQMAGLNFPHGIAQALWSGKLYHIDLNGQSGIKYDQDLRFGAGDLRAAFWLVDLLERGGYEGPRHFDFKPPRTEDFEGVWASAAGCMRNYLILKERAEAFRADPEVQEALRASRLDELAQPTASDGLSALLADRSAFEEFDVEAAAKRGMAFERLDQLAMDHLLAARD, encoded by the coding sequence ATGAGTTTTCAGCCCACCCCCGAGGACAGGTTCACCTTCGGACTGTGGACCGTCGGCTGGCAGGGAAGGGACCCCTTCGGCGACGCCACCCGCCCGGCCCTCGACCCGGTCGAGGCCGTACAGCGCCTCTCCGAGCTCGGTGCCCACGGCGTCACGTTCCACGACAACGACCTGATTCCCTTCGGCGCCTCGGAGACCGAGCGCGAGTCCCACATCAAGCGCTTCCGGCAGGCCCTCGACGCCACCGGCATGGTGGTGCCGATGGCCACCACGAACCTGTTCACGCACCCCGTCTTCAAGGACGGCGGCTTCACGGCCAATGACCGTGACGTGCGCCGGTACGCCCTCCGCAAGACCATCCGGAACATCGACCTGGCGGTGGAGCTCGGCGCCAGGACGTACGTCGCGTGGGGCGGCCGCGAGGGCGCCGAGTCGGGCGGGGCGAAGGACGTGCGGGACGCGCTCGACCGCATGAAGGAGGCCTTCGACCTGCTGGGCGAGTACGTCACGTCGCAGGGGTACGACATCCGCTTCGCGATCGAGCCGAAGCCGAACGAGCCGCGCGGCGACATCCTCCTGCCGACCGTCGGCCACGCGCTCGCCTTCATCGAGCGTCTGGAGCGACCGGAGCTGTACGGCGTGAACCCGGAGGTCGGCCACGAGCAGATGGCGGGCCTGAACTTCCCGCACGGCATCGCCCAGGCGCTGTGGTCGGGCAAGCTCTACCACATCGACCTGAACGGCCAGTCGGGCATCAAGTACGACCAGGACCTGCGCTTCGGCGCCGGCGACCTGCGTGCCGCCTTCTGGCTCGTGGACCTCCTGGAGCGAGGCGGTTACGAGGGCCCGCGGCACTTCGACTTCAAGCCGCCGCGGACCGAGGACTTCGAGGGCGTGTGGGCGTCGGCCGCCGGCTGCATGCGCAACTACCTCATCCTCAAGGAGCGCGCCGAGGCCTTCCGGGCCGACCCCGAGGTCCAGGAGGCCCTGCGCGCCTCGCGTCTTGACGAGTTGGCCCAGCCCACAGCGTCCGACGGCCTGTCCGCCCTGCTCGCCGACCGCAGCGCCTTCGAGGAGTTCGACGTGGAGGCCGCCGCGAAGCGCGGCATGGCCTTCGAGCGGCTCGACCAGCTGGCGATGGACCACCTGCTGGCCGCACGGGACTGA
- a CDS encoding SWF or SNF family helicase has product MTGEYGGGRDDERVRTFEALPPAHGKAFAGTWWGQAWLKALEDSALDGQQVKAGRRLARAGAVGAISVRPGRITAVVEDRDRTAHRSDVLVQPLSETGWDRLLDMAAGRAEHIAALLERDMPPHLVADAQAAGVDLLPGVGELEPACDCGAWDHCGHTAALCHQVARLLDADPFVLFLMRGRAEQDVLDALQERSAAGGHEESPGPSPVEPSGTGGVDAAEAYALGSVLPPLPAPPRAPAVAGAPPALGTGTDPVPGIDVHGLQCVAARAAQEAHRLLTAALTRRYPAPHELSLAQDAVRIAAALPAPDVGAGARIAARLASGTGRDADALARAVRAWAQGGPVALEVLEEELEPAPETYARARAVLDAAWDDDERPHLDADRNRWTTDDGRAQVRLDLDGRWWPFRREHDHWVPAGPAAPDPAAALAQAVEGG; this is encoded by the coding sequence ATGACGGGCGAGTACGGCGGGGGTCGGGATGACGAGCGGGTCCGGACGTTCGAAGCGCTACCTCCCGCGCATGGGAAGGCCTTTGCCGGGACCTGGTGGGGGCAGGCCTGGCTGAAGGCCCTGGAGGACTCGGCTCTGGACGGCCAGCAGGTCAAGGCGGGGCGCCGGTTGGCCCGTGCCGGTGCCGTCGGGGCGATCTCGGTGCGGCCGGGGCGGATCACCGCGGTGGTCGAGGACCGCGACCGCACCGCACACCGTTCGGACGTCCTCGTCCAGCCGCTGAGCGAGACGGGCTGGGACCGGTTGCTGGACATGGCGGCCGGTCGTGCCGAGCACATCGCGGCGCTCCTGGAGCGTGACATGCCGCCGCATCTCGTGGCGGACGCCCAGGCCGCCGGGGTCGACCTGCTCCCCGGCGTGGGCGAACTGGAACCGGCCTGCGACTGCGGCGCATGGGACCACTGCGGCCACACCGCGGCCCTGTGCCACCAGGTGGCCCGGCTCCTCGACGCGGACCCGTTCGTCCTCTTCCTGATGCGCGGCCGGGCCGAACAGGACGTCCTGGACGCGCTTCAGGAGCGTTCGGCGGCAGGCGGCCACGAGGAGAGCCCCGGGCCGAGTCCGGTCGAGCCGTCCGGCACGGGCGGAGTGGACGCCGCGGAAGCGTATGCCCTCGGGAGCGTCCTTCCGCCCTTGCCCGCTCCGCCCCGGGCCCCTGCCGTGGCCGGAGCGCCGCCGGCCCTGGGCACCGGCACGGACCCGGTGCCCGGCATCGACGTCCACGGTCTGCAATGCGTCGCCGCGCGTGCCGCGCAGGAGGCCCACCGGCTGCTCACGGCGGCGCTCACCCGCCGGTATCCGGCCCCGCACGAGCTCAGCCTGGCTCAGGACGCCGTGCGGATCGCGGCTGCGCTACCGGCGCCGGACGTGGGGGCGGGTGCTCGGATCGCCGCACGACTGGCGTCCGGCACCGGCCGGGACGCGGACGCGCTCGCCCGGGCCGTGCGCGCCTGGGCGCAGGGCGGGCCCGTTGCGCTGGAGGTGCTCGAGGAGGAGCTGGAGCCGGCACCGGAGACGTACGCACGCGCGCGTGCCGTACTCGACGCGGCATGGGACGACGACGAACGCCCACATCTGGACGCGGATCGGAACCGCTGGACCACGGACGACGGCCGGGCTCAGGTGCGCCTGGACCTGGACGGCCGCTGGTGGCCCTTCCGGCGGGAGCACGATCACTGGGTGCCGGCAGGACCCGCCGCTCCCGACCCGGCCGCGGCACTCGCCCAGGCCGTGGAGGGCGGCTGA
- a CDS encoding DEAD/DEAH box helicase codes for MTVALPRGEGVEAVSVPAVRLPVHRALPVLTRARDVAGADPAAAFWGAASLLALSFLARGSLLPGVTPGGHDAWRCAPLRAEDLGRIRELAAAAPPSAHALPVSDPSAPSTAAPAGVPDAEPTPEALTADTAPEAHSGPLRIAEPERLLRAFLDAVADTLPRSPAAPLATGGRPFAAVEPQQVAALLPWAREVAAGHDAGVRISLRIEVPELVLSAQDGEPVSGFRAVLQVHSADDPTVVADAADVWAESPGAGDAFRPQDRWEVLVALRRATRAWAPLGPLLSAAVPSAVEVADDEISELLGEGARALAAVGVDVHWPRRLARGLSARAVVGPENDGATAGAASSGRRAAGFSAGPSEAFAEGMSFFSAEALLAFQWRFALGGRLLTREELDHLAESKRPLVRLRDQWVLVDPEEAHLARAEQDRGVAPMDALRAVLTGSAEVAGRRVDVEPTEVPARLRSALSEPEAATSVGQPPALSAVLRDYQVRGLSWLARMTSLGLGGCLADDMGLGKTITLIALHLHRQRDTATQGPALVVCPASLMGNWQREVERFAPGTAVRRFHGTQRSLEALEAGEIVVTTYGTMRLAAADLDQVPWGLLVADEAQHIKNPYSATAKQLRTITARARVALTGTPVENNLSELWAILDWTTPGLLGTLGRFRNQYARAVEGTQDQVAAERLARLVRPFLLRRRKSDPGIAPELPPKTETDLAVPLTSEQTGLYEALVRETLAAIAGTDGLTRRGLIVKLLTGLKQICNHPAQYLKEDDPRIEGRSGKLDLLDELLGTILAEQGSVLVFTQYVRMARLLERHLNARGVRTLLLHGGTPVATREALVRRFQDGEAPVFLLSLKAAGTGLNLTRAEHVVHYDRWWNPAVEDQATDRAHRIGQTRAVQVHRLIAEGTVEDRIAAMLARKKALAEAVLGAGEAALTELTDAELADLVELRGGGR; via the coding sequence ATGACGGTTGCGCTGCCCCGCGGTGAGGGGGTCGAGGCGGTTTCGGTGCCCGCCGTGCGCCTGCCTGTGCACAGGGCCCTTCCCGTCCTCACGCGCGCGCGTGACGTCGCCGGCGCGGATCCGGCGGCGGCGTTCTGGGGCGCTGCCTCGCTGCTGGCGCTGTCCTTCCTGGCGCGAGGGAGCCTGCTCCCCGGCGTGACCCCGGGCGGACACGACGCGTGGCGCTGCGCGCCGTTGCGCGCCGAGGACCTGGGACGGATCCGCGAACTCGCCGCCGCGGCACCGCCATCCGCTCACGCCCTGCCCGTGTCGGATCCTTCGGCACCGTCCACGGCGGCCCCTGCGGGTGTGCCGGACGCGGAGCCGACCCCGGAGGCTCTTACCGCGGACACTGCCCCGGAGGCTCATTCGGGCCCACTGCGGATCGCGGAACCGGAGCGGCTGCTGCGGGCCTTCCTGGACGCCGTGGCGGACACGCTTCCGCGCTCTCCCGCCGCTCCCCTGGCCACCGGGGGCCGGCCGTTCGCGGCCGTGGAACCTCAGCAGGTGGCCGCGCTGCTCCCCTGGGCACGGGAGGTCGCGGCCGGGCACGACGCCGGAGTGCGGATCTCGCTGCGCATCGAGGTACCGGAGCTGGTGCTCTCCGCGCAGGACGGCGAACCGGTCTCTGGTTTCCGAGCGGTACTACAGGTCCACAGCGCCGACGATCCGACCGTGGTCGCCGATGCGGCCGACGTGTGGGCCGAGTCGCCCGGCGCGGGGGACGCCTTCCGGCCCCAGGACCGATGGGAGGTCCTGGTGGCGCTGCGGCGTGCCACGCGCGCGTGGGCACCGCTCGGCCCTCTGCTCTCCGCCGCGGTCCCCAGCGCCGTGGAGGTGGCGGACGACGAGATCAGCGAACTGCTGGGCGAGGGGGCGCGGGCCCTGGCGGCTGTCGGTGTCGACGTGCACTGGCCCCGGCGCCTGGCCCGGGGGCTGAGCGCGAGGGCGGTCGTCGGCCCCGAGAACGACGGCGCGACAGCGGGCGCGGCGTCCTCCGGCAGGCGCGCGGCGGGTTTCTCCGCCGGCCCCTCAGAGGCGTTCGCAGAAGGTATGTCGTTCTTCTCCGCCGAGGCACTGCTCGCGTTCCAGTGGCGGTTCGCGCTGGGCGGGCGGCTGCTGACCAGGGAGGAACTGGACCACCTGGCCGAGTCGAAGCGCCCTCTGGTCCGGCTGCGCGACCAGTGGGTGCTGGTCGACCCCGAGGAGGCCCACCTGGCGCGCGCCGAACAGGACCGCGGGGTCGCTCCCATGGACGCGCTGCGGGCGGTGCTGACGGGCTCCGCGGAGGTGGCGGGACGCCGGGTCGACGTCGAGCCGACGGAGGTACCGGCACGTCTGCGTTCGGCTCTGTCCGAGCCGGAGGCCGCCACGAGCGTCGGACAGCCCCCTGCGCTCTCCGCCGTGCTGCGCGACTACCAGGTGCGCGGCCTGAGCTGGCTGGCCAGGATGACGTCGCTGGGCCTCGGCGGCTGTCTCGCGGACGACATGGGCCTCGGCAAGACGATCACACTGATCGCCCTGCACCTGCACCGCCAGAGGGACACGGCGACACAAGGGCCCGCCCTCGTCGTCTGTCCGGCGTCGCTGATGGGCAACTGGCAGCGCGAGGTGGAGCGCTTCGCGCCGGGGACGGCCGTGCGCCGTTTCCACGGCACGCAGCGGAGCCTGGAGGCACTCGAGGCCGGCGAGATCGTCGTCACCACGTACGGGACGATGCGGCTGGCCGCCGCCGATCTCGACCAGGTCCCCTGGGGGCTGCTGGTGGCGGACGAGGCCCAGCACATCAAGAACCCCTACTCGGCCACGGCGAAACAGCTCCGGACGATCACGGCACGCGCCCGCGTGGCGCTCACCGGCACACCCGTCGAGAACAACCTCTCGGAGCTCTGGGCCATCCTGGACTGGACGACTCCCGGGCTGCTCGGCACGCTCGGCCGCTTCCGCAACCAGTACGCCAGGGCCGTGGAGGGCACGCAGGACCAGGTGGCGGCGGAGCGGCTGGCCCGGCTGGTCCGCCCGTTCCTGCTGCGCCGCAGGAAGTCGGATCCCGGTATCGCGCCGGAGTTGCCACCCAAGACGGAGACTGATCTTGCGGTGCCTCTCACCTCCGAGCAGACGGGGCTCTACGAGGCACTGGTCCGCGAGACGCTCGCCGCCATCGCGGGCACGGACGGCCTCACGCGGCGCGGCCTGATCGTCAAGCTGCTCACCGGGCTCAAACAGATCTGCAACCACCCCGCGCAGTACCTCAAGGAGGACGATCCACGGATCGAGGGCCGTTCGGGAAAGCTGGACCTGCTGGACGAGCTGCTCGGCACCATTCTGGCGGAGCAGGGCAGCGTGCTGGTCTTCACGCAGTACGTGCGGATGGCGCGCCTGCTCGAAAGGCATCTGAACGCGCGTGGAGTGCGCACGCTGCTCCTGCACGGCGGTACTCCCGTGGCCACCCGGGAGGCTCTGGTGCGCCGCTTCCAGGACGGCGAGGCGCCGGTGTTCCTCCTGTCGCTGAAGGCGGCGGGAACGGGCCTCAACCTCACGCGCGCGGAACACGTCGTGCACTACGACCGCTGGTGGAACCCCGCCGTGGAGGACCAGGCAACCGACCGTGCCCACCGCATCGGCCAGACGCGGGCCGTGCAGGTGCACCGGCTGATCGCGGAGGGCACCGTGGAGGACCGCATCGCGGCCATGCTGGCGCGGAAGAAGGCGCTCGCCGAGGCGGTGCTCGGGGCGGGTGAGGCGGCGTTGACCGAGCTGACCGACGCCGAGCTGGCGGACCTGGTCGAGCTGCGGGGAGGCGGCCGGTGA